In the uncultured Methanobacterium sp. genome, one interval contains:
- a CDS encoding homocitrate synthase family protein has protein sequence MKHFVSPYNQSVDLKFPENITVYDTTLRDGEQTPGVCLRTPEKLQIARKLDELGLHQIEAGFPVVSNEEKRSVKAIANENLDAQILALSRTKKEDIDTAIDCDVDGIITFLGTSALHLKHKLRVTPEDALNICMNSIEHAKDHGLFVAFSAEDATRTDLDFLKNVYKKAEIYGADRVHIADTVGAISPQGMDYLVRELRKEIDIEIALHCHNDFGMALSNCISGLLAGATAVSTTVNGIGERAGNTSLEELIMTLLLIYGVDLDFNISGFYELSQMVEELTNMKVPDNKPIVGKNVFRHESGIHVDAVIEEPLTYEPFLPELIGHQRRIVLGKHSGCRAVKAKLDECGIDVTKDELCKIVGMVKEKREKGKYINDNVFNDIVRSVRGPFDF, from the coding sequence TTGAAACATTTTGTGAGTCCATATAACCAGTCAGTTGATTTAAAATTTCCAGAAAATATCACTGTTTATGACACCACACTCAGGGATGGGGAACAAACACCCGGTGTCTGCCTTAGAACACCAGAAAAACTTCAAATAGCTCGAAAACTCGATGAACTAGGATTACACCAGATCGAAGCAGGTTTCCCCGTAGTATCCAATGAAGAGAAACGTTCAGTGAAGGCCATTGCAAATGAAAATCTGGATGCACAGATATTAGCCCTCTCCCGTACCAAAAAAGAAGATATAGACACCGCCATTGATTGTGATGTAGATGGAATAATCACTTTTCTGGGCACTTCCGCTCTTCATCTTAAACATAAACTTAGAGTAACACCTGAAGATGCCTTGAACATCTGTATGAACTCAATTGAACACGCCAAAGATCATGGTCTTTTTGTGGCTTTCTCAGCAGAAGATGCAACCCGTACTGATCTGGACTTTTTGAAGAATGTTTACAAAAAAGCAGAGATTTATGGTGCGGATAGAGTCCACATAGCCGATACTGTGGGTGCGATAAGTCCCCAGGGTATGGATTATCTGGTACGAGAGTTAAGAAAAGAAATTGACATAGAAATAGCTTTACACTGCCACAATGATTTTGGTATGGCCCTATCAAATTGTATTTCAGGTTTACTGGCCGGTGCCACTGCAGTTTCCACCACAGTCAATGGAATAGGTGAAAGAGCAGGGAACACCTCCCTTGAAGAACTGATCATGACCCTTCTTTTAATCTACGGAGTGGATCTGGACTTCAATATCAGCGGGTTCTATGAGCTTTCACAGATGGTGGAAGAGCTTACCAACATGAAAGTTCCGGATAACAAACCAATTGTAGGTAAAAACGTATTCCGTCACGAATCAGGCATACACGTAGATGCAGTTATTGAAGAACCTTTAACCTATGAACCATTTCTCCCTGAACTTATCGGCCATCAGAGACGGATTGTGTTGGGTAAACACTCTGGATGCAGAGCAGTGAAGGCCAAACTGGATGAATGTGGGATTGATGTTACCAAAGATGAGCTGTGTAAAATCGTTGGAATGGTAAAAGAAAAACGAGAAAAAGGAAAATACATCAACGATAATGTTTTCAACGATATCGTGCGTTCTGTGCGAGGACCTTTTGATTTTTAA
- the hacA gene encoding homoaconitase large subunit, with product MNITEKILANASGAKEVQPGEIIEAKIDLAMTHDGTSPPTINTFNKIADQVWDPDKIVLVYDHNLPANNIGSAEFQRITRDFARKQEIRNFYSHGEGICHQVLPEEGFIKPGMVVVGADSHTCTYGAFGAFATGMGATDMAVVYATGKTWFMVPGALKIEVDGILNENVTAKDLILHIIGKIGSYGATYKSLEFGGNTIQNMDVSGRMTMCNMAVESGAKNGIMEPNQAILKYLKERNVTDFQIFTSDEDSVYEKSHYFQVDDLEPQVACPHNVDNVQPVSQVSGETIDQAFIGSCTNGRLEDLRLAANVLENEKVHPDVRLIVSPASRRIYQSAIAEGIIETFLEAGAIVINPGCGPCLGAHMGVLTAGEVCISTTNRNFVGRMGDPLSEVYLANPAVVAYSAIHGEIRNPSE from the coding sequence ATGAATATCACTGAAAAAATACTGGCCAATGCTTCCGGAGCAAAAGAGGTTCAGCCAGGAGAGATCATAGAAGCAAAGATAGATCTGGCCATGACCCACGATGGAACCTCACCTCCCACCATCAACACATTCAATAAGATCGCTGACCAGGTTTGGGACCCGGATAAGATCGTTCTTGTTTATGATCATAATTTACCTGCAAATAATATTGGTTCTGCAGAATTCCAAAGAATAACCCGAGACTTCGCTCGAAAACAGGAAATCCGAAATTTTTACTCCCACGGAGAAGGAATATGCCACCAGGTACTTCCGGAAGAGGGATTCATCAAACCCGGTATGGTAGTGGTGGGTGCGGATTCCCACACTTGCACCTATGGAGCTTTTGGAGCCTTTGCCACAGGCATGGGAGCCACTGACATGGCAGTGGTATACGCAACCGGTAAAACCTGGTTCATGGTTCCTGGAGCACTGAAAATCGAAGTAGATGGAATATTAAACGAAAATGTTACTGCTAAAGATCTGATTCTCCATATAATTGGTAAAATAGGTTCCTATGGTGCTACTTATAAGTCTCTGGAATTTGGTGGAAACACGATCCAGAATATGGATGTATCTGGAAGGATGACCATGTGTAACATGGCAGTGGAGTCCGGGGCCAAAAACGGGATAATGGAACCCAACCAGGCCATTTTAAAATATTTAAAAGAACGTAATGTAACTGATTTCCAGATATTCACTTCAGATGAGGATTCTGTTTATGAAAAATCTCATTATTTCCAGGTGGATGACCTGGAACCACAGGTAGCGTGTCCCCACAATGTGGATAATGTGCAACCTGTTTCTCAAGTTTCTGGTGAAACCATTGACCAGGCATTCATTGGATCTTGTACCAATGGTCGTCTGGAGGATCTGCGCCTGGCTGCCAATGTGCTGGAAAATGAGAAAGTTCATCCAGATGTTAGACTCATCGTGTCACCGGCCTCCCGCCGAATTTATCAATCAGCAATAGCTGAAGGAATCATTGAAACATTCCTGGAAGCTGGAGCCATCGTCATAAACCCCGGATGTGGACCCTGTTTAGGTGCCCATATGGGTGTTTTAACTGCAGGAGAGGTGTGCATCTCCACCACCAATCGGAACTTCGTTGGTCGTATGGGTGACCCCTTATCTGAAGTGTATCTAGCCAACCCGGCTGTGGTGGCTTACTCTGCCATTCACGGTGAAATAAGAAACCCCAGTGAATAA
- a CDS encoding chorismate lyase, translating to MDQKIFEGIKQIEKDLGNLSSAEKILLATDGSVTTILDVLKGHVNIRTLAQEFRKADEEAAALLDIEVGDTINYRVVVIEGQCPLIYAISMIPLERLNNDFKEDLIRADIPIGRILRKHNIESRREIKSVSLEEPGPEMIEIFKTDTPMLKRTYNIIHKDQVLVWLMETFPHSLFKD from the coding sequence ATGGACCAAAAAATCTTTGAAGGAATAAAACAGATTGAAAAAGACTTAGGAAATCTTTCCAGTGCTGAAAAAATACTTTTAGCTACTGATGGATCGGTAACCACTATTCTGGACGTGCTTAAGGGACACGTGAATATCAGAACCCTGGCACAGGAATTTAGAAAAGCAGATGAAGAAGCTGCCGCTCTCCTGGATATTGAGGTGGGTGACACCATCAACTACAGAGTGGTTGTTATTGAAGGCCAGTGCCCTTTAATATACGCTATTTCCATGATCCCCCTGGAACGATTAAACAATGATTTTAAGGAAGACCTCATCCGGGCAGATATTCCCATTGGCCGCATCCTACGCAAACACAACATTGAATCCCGTAGGGAGATAAAATCAGTTTCACTGGAAGAACCCGGTCCAGAAATGATAGAAATCTTCAAAACTGATACCCCCATGCTGAAGAGGACCTATAACATAATCCATAAGGACCAGGTGCTGGTTTGGCTCATGGAAACATTTCCCCATAGTTTATTTAAAGATTAA
- the fen gene encoding flap endonuclease-1 produces the protein MGVKFKDIVSPEEIRFEDLDGKVVALDAANVIYQFLSSIRQIDGTPLKDQNGRITSHFSGILYRTSSLVEKGIKPIYVFDGQSSALKKETQQKRREIKEESERRWKEALEEGRLDDARKFAVRSSRMSPEIVEGSKKLIKLMGIPYIQAKGEGEAQASYMVAQGDAWCVASQDYDCMLFGAPRMVKNLTISGTQNTPEIIELNKILEKLSITREQLVDLAIMVGTDFNQGIKGIGAKKGLKLIKEHGDIYHILEKLDIELDVDPHTLREMFLNHEWDSDYDLKWQKADQQGIVDFLCGEHDFSENRVLSAVDKLKKLQTTQSSLEQWF, from the coding sequence ATGGGTGTGAAGTTCAAGGACATAGTATCTCCTGAAGAAATTAGATTTGAGGACCTGGATGGTAAAGTAGTGGCTCTGGATGCAGCCAATGTCATTTACCAGTTTCTTTCCAGCATCCGTCAGATCGACGGCACTCCCCTCAAGGACCAGAATGGAAGAATTACTTCTCATTTTAGTGGAATACTTTACCGTACATCATCCCTGGTAGAAAAGGGAATTAAACCAATCTACGTTTTTGACGGCCAGTCCAGTGCCCTTAAAAAAGAAACACAACAAAAACGAAGGGAAATAAAGGAAGAATCTGAGCGTAGGTGGAAAGAAGCCTTAGAAGAAGGGCGTTTAGATGATGCCCGGAAATTCGCGGTCAGATCATCCCGTATGTCCCCCGAAATTGTGGAAGGTTCTAAAAAACTCATTAAGCTCATGGGAATTCCCTATATTCAGGCTAAAGGAGAAGGGGAAGCCCAGGCATCTTACATGGTTGCACAAGGAGACGCATGGTGTGTTGCCTCCCAGGACTATGATTGCATGTTATTCGGAGCCCCCCGCATGGTAAAAAACTTAACCATTAGCGGAACCCAGAACACCCCCGAAATCATTGAACTGAATAAAATCCTGGAAAAATTGAGTATAACCCGTGAACAACTGGTGGATCTGGCCATTATGGTAGGTACGGATTTCAACCAGGGCATCAAAGGGATTGGAGCCAAAAAAGGTTTGAAACTCATTAAAGAACATGGCGACATCTATCATATCCTTGAAAAACTGGATATTGAGCTTGATGTGGATCCCCATACCCTACGTGAAATGTTCCTCAACCATGAATGGGATTCAGACTATGACCTGAAATGGCAAAAAGCTGACCAGCAGGGTATTGTGGATTTCCTCTGTGGAGAACATGATTTTTCTGAAAACAGGGTTTTAAGTGCTGTGGATAAGCTCAAAAAATTGCAAACCACCCAGAGCAGTCTAGAACAGTGGTTTTAA
- a CDS encoding DUF2119 domain-containing protein, giving the protein MAYFKIVDKGNGINRLFIGGVHGREGLSTIKALQEIRDEDVDEGKLVIHNCDVSLYRSTLDPLYYESRVGKEVLYLINYYKPQIYVEAHCYKKESYNRLTSPVRWIKERVPPLIELGKGVLLGSASPNIRTTLFTRNDVCITLEMPCNPSQDSLDVYLDVLRIFAGSNNRDEVEKRMEKSYPSQVETARRYALEFFGDYPPF; this is encoded by the coding sequence TTGGCATACTTTAAAATCGTAGATAAAGGAAACGGAATCAATCGGCTTTTTATAGGTGGAGTTCATGGAAGAGAAGGTTTGAGTACTATTAAAGCCCTTCAGGAGATTAGGGATGAGGATGTGGATGAAGGAAAACTGGTGATCCACAACTGTGATGTGAGTCTCTACCGGAGCACCCTTGATCCCCTTTACTATGAATCCAGGGTGGGTAAAGAAGTTCTGTATCTGATTAATTATTATAAACCTCAGATTTATGTGGAGGCCCATTGTTATAAAAAAGAAAGCTACAATAGACTGACCTCTCCTGTGAGATGGATCAAAGAGAGAGTTCCACCACTCATAGAACTGGGTAAAGGAGTACTCCTTGGATCCGCATCCCCTAATATTAGAACCACTCTTTTTACCAGAAATGATGTTTGTATCACACTGGAAATGCCATGCAATCCATCACAGGATTCGCTGGATGTTTACTTGGATGTTTTAAGAATATTTGCTGGCTCAAATAATAGGGATGAAGTGGAAAAAAGGATGGAAAAAAGTTATCCCTCTCAGGTGGAGACTGCGCGAAGGTATGCCCTGGAGTTTTTCGGGGATTATCCTCCATTTTAG
- a CDS encoding DUF2119 domain-containing protein → MAVDFFKRIGVKEGTSRLFVGGVHGKEGLSTIHAIEAAKDINVNEGCLILCNLPPSPYLSTLDPLYYLSLAGSKLIDLVMKNHPSIYLELHCYHPDNYSKLTGEDRKEVFGVPGLVELENGVLIGSISPLIRSGFFDLHDFPFTLEIPCNPPPESLKTCRTVMEILAGSSNRLEVMEKLSQVYTEQVERLDTYFKDYSLNFHRAFMEIKQRALETDLKSFQDLDELITLVVKEGNFDVNPRQIKQLEGSFLIFNEYNSFKCNKRSCNV, encoded by the coding sequence ATGGCAGTGGATTTTTTCAAACGAATCGGTGTGAAGGAAGGGACTTCACGTCTATTTGTGGGAGGAGTACATGGTAAAGAAGGGTTAAGTACCATTCATGCCATTGAAGCAGCTAAAGATATCAATGTCAATGAAGGGTGTCTGATATTATGCAATTTGCCTCCCAGTCCTTATCTGAGCACCCTGGATCCCCTTTATTACCTTTCACTTGCCGGCAGCAAACTCATTGATCTGGTAATGAAAAATCATCCAAGTATATACTTGGAACTGCACTGTTACCACCCTGATAATTATTCTAAACTTACAGGAGAAGATAGGAAAGAAGTTTTTGGAGTGCCAGGTCTGGTGGAACTTGAAAATGGAGTATTGATAGGTTCTATTTCTCCCCTTATTCGTTCTGGTTTTTTTGATCTTCATGATTTTCCATTTACTCTTGAAATACCCTGCAATCCTCCGCCTGAATCACTGAAAACATGCCGTACAGTCATGGAAATACTAGCCGGATCCAGTAACCGTTTGGAGGTAATGGAAAAGTTAAGCCAGGTTTACACAGAGCAGGTTGAACGTTTGGATACTTATTTTAAGGATTACTCCCTGAATTTTCATCGGGCATTTATGGAAATTAAACAAAGGGCACTGGAAACAGATTTAAAGAGTTTCCAGGACCTTGATGAATTAATAACGCTGGTGGTAAAAGAAGGAAATTTTGATGTTAATCCTCGACAGATCAAGCAATTAGAAGGATCATTTCTAATTTTCAATGAATATAATTCATTTAAATGTAATAAAAGGTCCTGTAATGTTTGA
- the ahcY gene encoding adenosylhomocysteinase: MPYKVKDMELAPQGIKKIEWVQRHMPVLETIKKRFEKEKPFEGITIGSCLHLEPKTINLGLTLQAGGAEVVMTGCNPLSTQDDATAAGASLGLNMYGWREQTNEEYYQTINMVLDHEPDIIIDDGADMIFLIHRKRRDVLDKIKGACEETTTGIHRLKSMHADGALEFPVIAVNDAYTKYLFDNRYGTGQSTFDSIMGSTNVLIAGKNVVVCGYGWCGRGIAMRADGLGANVIVTEVDPIRALEARMDGYRVMTVREAVKHADLLITATGNLNVVSGDDFKVMKDGCIMANSGHFNVEINREDLDQMAVKQGKMKPDIDEFVMADGRRIYLLAEGRLVNLAGERGQGHPAEIMDLSFAMQALSAEQLVNTSMEVGVHKTPDESDMHVARLKLEAMGIEIDDLTEKQVEYLEGWEQGT, encoded by the coding sequence ATGCCTTATAAAGTAAAAGATATGGAATTAGCCCCTCAGGGTATAAAGAAGATCGAATGGGTTCAAAGACACATGCCAGTTCTGGAAACCATTAAAAAACGTTTCGAAAAAGAAAAACCCTTTGAGGGAATTACCATAGGATCCTGCCTGCACTTGGAACCCAAAACCATCAACCTGGGTTTAACACTTCAGGCAGGAGGAGCAGAAGTGGTAATGACGGGATGTAATCCGCTCTCAACCCAGGATGATGCCACTGCAGCTGGTGCCAGTTTAGGCCTTAACATGTATGGATGGAGAGAACAAACCAACGAAGAATATTACCAGACAATCAATATGGTCCTGGATCATGAACCAGACATCATCATTGATGACGGAGCTGATATGATATTCTTGATCCACCGGAAAAGAAGGGATGTCCTGGATAAGATCAAAGGGGCCTGTGAGGAGACCACCACTGGAATCCACAGGCTGAAATCAATGCACGCTGACGGAGCACTTGAATTCCCGGTGATAGCGGTTAACGATGCCTACACCAAATACCTCTTTGACAACCGTTACGGGACCGGACAATCAACCTTTGACTCTATTATGGGTTCCACCAACGTCCTAATAGCTGGAAAAAACGTGGTTGTATGTGGATACGGATGGTGTGGTCGTGGAATAGCCATGCGTGCCGATGGACTGGGAGCTAACGTAATTGTAACTGAAGTTGATCCAATACGGGCATTAGAAGCACGTATGGATGGTTACAGGGTTATGACAGTTCGTGAAGCAGTTAAACATGCTGACCTTCTCATCACTGCCACTGGAAACCTAAATGTTGTCTCTGGAGATGACTTTAAGGTAATGAAGGATGGCTGCATAATGGCCAACTCTGGTCACTTCAACGTGGAGATAAATCGAGAAGACCTGGACCAAATGGCTGTAAAACAGGGAAAAATGAAACCTGACATTGATGAATTTGTAATGGCTGATGGTCGGAGAATATACCTCCTTGCTGAGGGAAGGCTGGTTAACCTGGCGGGTGAAAGAGGACAGGGACATCCGGCTGAAATTATGGATTTGAGCTTTGCAATGCAGGCATTATCTGCCGAACAGCTGGTAAACACTTCCATGGAAGTGGGAGTACACAAAACACCTGACGAGTCAGATATGCACGTGGCAAGACTTAAATTGGAAGCCATGGGTATTGAAATTGATGACCTGACGGAAAAACAGGTTGAATATCTGGAAGGATGGGAACAGGGAACCTAA